In Chitinophaga sp. H8, the sequence CGGTTCTGGATTGGTAGCACCTCTTTGAATAATACTGTGAAAGCTGGGAACCTGTACACGTTAAACAATGACCTTACCTGCGCAATTGCCATCAAAGGAGTTACAATGTCCAACGGAATGGCCTGGAGCCCGGACAACAAAACCTTCTACTATATAGATACCCCCACTTTTGAGGTAGCGGCTTTTGATTATGATATTGAAACGGGTCAGATAAGTAATAAAAGAATTGCCTTTACCATTCCCCGGACAGAAGGCCTGCCTGACGGTATGACCATAGATAGTGAAGGTATGCTGTGGATTGCACATTGGGATGGCTGGCAGGTAGCACGCTGGAACCCTGATTCGGGAAGGAAACTATTCAGTTTCCGGCTTCCGGCTGCATTTATCACTTCGTGTACATTTGGGGGTGATGAACTGCAGGATCTATACATTACTTCTGCATGTGCAGGTCTAAGTGAAAAGCAACACGAAGAACAACCCCTTGCAGGATCACTCTTCGTTATCAGGAATTGTGGATTCAAAGGAATGAAACCCGCCATATTCCGGTATCCATAAAAAGAATGGGAAGCTAATTAATGCATCATCCAGCCACCGTCTGCATTTAAAGTCTGGCCGGTAACAAAATCACTGTCGGCTGAAGCCAGAAATACAAATACTCCCACCACATCATCCGTGAGCTGCCGCCGGGGGATAGCCTGTACCTTCAGCAACATAGCTGTGGCCCGTTCCTGCGCTGCTGCAGAACCTACCTTTTCCAGCTCGGTTTCTGTCAACACTGCACCTGGGGTAATACAGTTCACCGTAATATTATCAGGGCCTACTTCACGTGCCAATGCACGTGTAAAGCCAATAATAGCACCTTTGGATGCCACATAGTGTACGTAGTTGCCTGTTCCACTCCAAAAGGTAACAGACGATACATTAATGATCTTCCCGTACTGCTGCTGTTTCATATGTGGATAAACAGCCCTGGCACATACAAATTGCGACCTTACATTGTTGCTCATTACCCTATCCCAATCAACAACAGATATTTCATGCCATGCCTGCCGGGGATCAATGGCGGCGTTGTTCACCAGAATATCTATTGTACCGAAGTACTGCAACGTTTGTGCAACCATGTCAGCTACAGCGGCTTCATCTGATACATCGGCGGCAATAGCGATAGCCGTCCCGCCTTGTGCTGTTATCAGGTTTACCACTTCTGCGGCAAGTGCAGGATGTGCAAGATGGTTCACCACCACCTTTGCCCCTTCAGCGGCAAAGCGCAGTGCCACCGCTCTGCCGATGGACTGCGCTGCGCCGGTTATAATAGCTACTTTATCTTTCAGTCGCATATATTTCGTTTGCTCATCTTAAAGTTCTGATAATTATTCCAATGAGGCCTGGCCTGTTTTATGCTGATGATGATCCCGCCAGAATTCGCTGATCTTCTCCAGGCTCAAACCTTTTGTTTCGGGAACCATCTTCCAGGAAAACACGGCACAAGCCACACATATGGTGGCAAAGATCCAGTAAACCCCGGCGGCACTGTTGAATGTGGCGGCAAACCAGTTTGTCAGCATCGGGAATACCTGTGCGGTAACAAACGAAGCGGCATAAAGAAAAAAGCATACCACCGCCAGCGCTTTGCTACGGATGCGATTGGGAAATATCTCCGATACAATGATCCAGCTAAGCGGGGCCAGCCCCAGGGTAAAGGAACCCGTACCAATCAACATGGGCACCAGGGTAAACATCGGCGGCCAGTGCAGTTGTAGGTTGATCGCCATAATCACATGCCCCAGCGCCATCAGCAATACGCTGGTGATCAGCAGTCCACGACGGCTGAAACGTTTGATCAACCCAAATGCAAGAATGGTAGTCAGGAGTATCAGCAGATAAATAGGAATAGAGCTGAGTATGGCATTGGACCCTACGCGGATGCCCGCCTCAGCCAGTATACTGGGGGCATACAACAGCATCATGTTCACACCGTTCACCTGTGAAAAAATCATAATCACGACGCCGATAAACAGGGCTGTTCTGATACCGGGCTGGAATAATTCCGAGAATACACCGGTTTCCTGTTGCAGCTCTTTCTCAATTTCCTTCAGTTCCTGTTCACTTTGTTCCTTGCCGTTGATACGGGTAAGTACTTTCAGGGCTTCGTCCACCCGATTGCGGGCAGCCAGCCAGCGCGGGCTTTCAGGGATCAGTAATAGCCCGGCTATCAGTAACGCCACAGGAACAGCCTGCGCGGCAAACATCCATCTCCATCCCCATCCTTCAAATGAGAAGAAATAACTGGTGATCACGGCCAGATTAATTCCGATCACGTTGGATAGCTGATTCACATTTACCAGCACACCCCGCAGATGCGGAGGGGAAAGCTCTGCAATATAAATCGGTGATGACATCATCGCCAAACCAATACCAACACCACCCAGGAAGCGCCATACGGCAAAGTCCCATATACCAGCTGCAGCAGCGGTGCCTATTGTAGAGATCATAAAGAAAAATGCGGCAAGCATCATGGTTTTTCTCCGGCCCAGCCGTTCGGTAAACCACATGCCGCAAAGCGGGCCGGATACAGCGCCCAGTATAGCGCTACTTACGGCAAACCCCTGCATGGCGGCCGACAAGTGAAAATCTTCCACCAGAAATGGCAATGCGCCTGCAATCACCACCAGATCAAATCCAAACAGGAAGCCGCCGATAGAAGCCACCAGCACAATTGCATAAATATAAAACCTGCCCGTACGCGGCACCGGTGGACCCTGCCTGCTATCATCCTGCCGTACTGTATTGACCATTATGTTGCCGTGTGACATCCGTAATACTAATTGATATCAATAAATATTATTTTACCTGGAAGCGGTTTGACTGCTGATGCAGCGTTTATTTTCCGCCCATTTCCGTTACCGCCTGCTTCATGGCTGCAATCAACCGGGGGGTGTACGATTCCATCCTGGCCAGTCCGTTCTTCACCCTGTCAAAGGCAGTGGCGCCTTCTTCACTGGTAAACTTGTGCGTGTCCAATGTGGCATTGATCGTTGCTGAATTCAGCTTGCGCAGGGTCGTTTCCATCTGCGGCCAGTACCAGGAATTGCTGTAGCCATGCTGTTGCTGCCACGCGGATGCCGCTGTTACAAAAGCAGCAAGTGCTTTCTTTTTAAGTGCCACACTTTTATTACCATCTACGCTTACACGCAATTCATGCATGGCGGCAGCCATATTAAGCTGTAATACCAAGTCACGTACAAATCCGGCCGGATTACCGAAGAGTAAGCCTTTCAATGGGCCTCCCTGCAAGGCACTGTTGGGTAGAGCCGATAATTGTTTCGCTGCTTTATGCATACGCGCTGCGTCTTCTCCCTGCAATGCCTCCCAACCTTCTACGATACGGGGGCCTGCGCCTGGTATCAGATCATTGGCAAAGGCAATGTAATCCGCTTTCTCTACGCTTTTCCCCTGCGCTCCCCGGGCAAATGCAAAGGTGTTTGGCAACTGTACTACATGCGTTTGTGCATTGCCCAGCACTCCACGGACACCGCCTCTGCGCCCTCCACCGGAAGCACGGTCCCCTCCGTAAATAGTGAGCGGAAACGATGGTTCCCCTTCAATAGCACCATAAGGAAAAGCCAGCACCTTATTGCCCATATTTATAGGATCTGCAAAATCATCTTCAAATCCGCTATTAGCCACGCCCCACGGTTCATAATGTTGTTTTGCCAGCAATTCCATGGCTTCTCTGGGTTCCTGTGGCCCTTTCTTGTCCAATTCACCGGTTTCATAAAAATGGGCGTATGACTCCCAGCCAAAATGTGCCCAATAATTAATTTCAATACCAGGACGTAAATGGTCCAGCATACGCCGGTGGGCACCAAGTATATATACAAACTCCATGTTGGTGGAATGTGGATATCCACCGGGATCACTATCAATTACAAAGAGCCCGTCTGCCTTAGCCAGCGGTTTAAAAAGCCGCTCGCGCCAGGCCATCAGCTTACCAAAGGCCACCGGATCTCCCGGATCTACCCGGTCATCGGTGTGGAAAAACGGACGGTCCTCAAAGGTATATTTACGGGCCTCTTCACTCCTGGGGGATACATTGGGACAAAACACGATAGACACACGCATTTTAAAGTCCTCATGTGCCATGTCTATCACCTTGGCAATCTTCGCAAGATTAGCTTCATCACTGGGCGTAAGCGGATCCGGCATTGTTTCCAGCATAGGCCAGATCAGGATATAATTATACCCCAGCTGGCGGATACCATCCAGATAACCTCTCCAATCGTCCAGTGTCCAGGTGCGTACGGCATACGGGTGCTTATAGGACCAATGCTGATGCATATACATGCCTAATATCTTTTCTCCTGCAGGAGCCTGTTGTGCGGCAGTTTGGGCAACTGCGCCGTTCATGGCAAAAAACGCACAGCAAGCGATAAATATCTTTATTGCTTTTTTCATAACGTTCAATATAAATTAAAATGAAACTAGCGTTAACGTGCATACGCTAACAGAAGGTCACATAAAAATAGGCATAGCCAGTGAATAAAAATGTTCTGTAATTAACCGGAATTGTAAGACTGTTAACCATCTACAGCTTAAAGACTAGCAGAGTTCAGCACTTTTGGCAATGCTGCATTTATACTGGTAGGGACTTTGGCCGATGTGCTCCCTGAATACCTTGCAAAAGTGTGAATTTGAATTGTATCCACACATGCTGGCAATATCGGAAATCGGCTTATCCACTTCTATCAATAATTTACAGGCATGTGCCATACGTTGCTCCACCAGGTATTGCAGGAATGTTTTCTTTACCTTGTTTTTGAAAAAACGGCAAAAGGAAGGCACAGTCATACAGGCTACTTCCGCTACCTGTTCCAGCGTAATCTGCTCATGAAGATTATCCTTAATAAAGTTAATCACCTCCAATAACCGGTCAGAATGTGTTACCGGCTCTTCTATGTCTTTGCTGATGATCAGGTTCTTTTCTGATGAAACAGAAATGATGTTCATGATTTGCAACAGGTCCATCGCTTTTTCAAACCCTTTTTTGGAAGAAAGTGTAATGAGTTTTTCGGCGATGATATTCCTGGTTTCTCCATAAATATTGATGCCTTTAGAGGCCTGTTGTATCATATCCCTGATCCCGTCAAATTCGTTCACAAAGTCGAACATCTGCTGGAATATTTTTGGATTGATGTACACGGTAATCACCTTTGACCGCAGACTGGACCCTTCTTCATAAAATACAGGATCACTCAGCCAGATGTGTGGCACATTGGAACCGATAAACACCATGTCGCCCGGCTCAAACTGGGCTACTTCATTCCCAATGATCCTTTTGCCAAAGCCTTCCAGTATAAAGGTGAGCTGCAGCTCCGGGTGCTTATGGAATGATGCCTGTGCATTATTAAGGGACGACAGATAAGGTTGATCCCTGAAATCCAGGAACAAAGAATTGTTGATATACGGAGTGATTTCGGTTTGTAGCAGCCTCATATCCAAAAAGATAAAAGAATTATAACGTGGTATACACTTAAATATAACAATTTCTTTGGTTTGTTCCGCCATTCGCTGCAATAATTTACTGCGGGGATACTGCAGCGCTACATACCGGACATCACTTCTGTAGCGGTTGCAATGGCATGCTCAATATCTGCTGTTGTATGAGCAGCGCTGATGTACCACAATCCCCTGCCGATGATCCTTATTTTTCTGTCGTGCATACCTGCAATGAACTTTCCCAATCTGGTTTTATCGTAAGTAAACGTATCCCGGTAATCTTTTACTTGCTCCAATCCGGTGAAGCCGGTATTAAACATGGGCCCCGGTCCCTGCACCAGCAGTGGCAGGTGATAGCGGGCCGCTGCTTCACGCAGCCCCTGCATCAGCTTGTTGCCCAGCGCAAACATCCGATCATAGGGATTTTCCTGCTCCAGTACTTCAATAGTAGCCAATGCTGCGGCAATGGTGGCATTGCTTGAGTTCATGGTACCTGCATGGATCACCTGTGCATTTTCGATCAGGTGCATCCATTCTTTTTTCCCGGCGATCACACTAATCGGATAGCCGCTTCCCATTGCCTTTGCAAAGATGGACAGGTCCGGCGTAATCCCGAAGTACTGTTGTGCTCCTCCGATAGACAGCCTGAATCCGGTAATCACTTCATCAAAAATCAATGCAATACCGTATTGGTCACACAACGCACGTACCCCTTCCAGGAAACCCGCCTGCGGCATAATGCAGCTGCTGTTGCACATGACCGGTTCTGTGATGATACCGGCAATTTCGTGATGGTGCTGTGCCAGCGTCTTTTCAAGCAAGGCCAGATCATTCCAGGGCAGGATCATGAATTCATTCCTGGACTGATCAGGTAGCCCGGCAGTCCACGGATGTGCCACCGGCGCTTCCCTGGCGCCCAGTGCTGCCACGTCGGGCGCAGAAATACCCCAGGCTACATTATCGAGCCAA encodes:
- a CDS encoding aspartate aminotransferase family protein — encoded protein: MERINYTQSAQLLERAKKVLAGGVSSEFRKYNHPHAIFYTHGKGSRIYDVDGNEYLDFTLSQGPLILGHSHPHVLKSVSDYSETGQLFAGQHIKEIELAEKLAALIPSAALMRFCLDGSEAVQTAFRVARAKTGKQKFLRFEGHYHGWLDNVAWGISAPDVAALGAREAPVAHPWTAGLPDQSRNEFMILPWNDLALLEKTLAQHHHEIAGIITEPVMCNSSCIMPQAGFLEGVRALCDQYGIALIFDEVITGFRLSIGGAQQYFGITPDLSIFAKAMGSGYPISVIAGKKEWMHLIENAQVIHAGTMNSSNATIAAALATIEVLEQENPYDRMFALGNKLMQGLREAAARYHLPLLVQGPGPMFNTGFTGLEQVKDYRDTFTYDKTRLGKFIAGMHDRKIRIIGRGLWYISAAHTTADIEHAIATATEVMSGM
- a CDS encoding AraC family transcriptional regulator — encoded protein: MRLLQTEITPYINNSLFLDFRDQPYLSSLNNAQASFHKHPELQLTFILEGFGKRIIGNEVAQFEPGDMVFIGSNVPHIWLSDPVFYEEGSSLRSKVITVYINPKIFQQMFDFVNEFDGIRDMIQQASKGINIYGETRNIIAEKLITLSSKKGFEKAMDLLQIMNIISVSSEKNLIISKDIEEPVTHSDRLLEVINFIKDNLHEQITLEQVAEVACMTVPSFCRFFKNKVKKTFLQYLVEQRMAHACKLLIEVDKPISDIASMCGYNSNSHFCKVFREHIGQSPYQYKCSIAKSAELC
- a CDS encoding SMP-30/gluconolactonase/LRE family protein → MITTTQAQQYDIVVPHCCLLGEGPVWDEQTGSICWIDLLNGRIHEYTHAANLFRTLPVNDLIGAVALCENGDFIAGLKEGLMIVNRNNGTTRLLQHPEAHLPQNRYNDGKCDPMGRFWIGSTSLNNTVKAGNLYTLNNDLTCAIAIKGVTMSNGMAWSPDNKTFYYIDTPTFEVAAFDYDIETGQISNKRIAFTIPRTEGLPDGMTIDSEGMLWIAHWDGWQVARWNPDSGRKLFSFRLPAAFITSCTFGGDELQDLYITSACAGLSEKQHEEQPLAGSLFVIRNCGFKGMKPAIFRYP
- a CDS encoding sugar porter family MFS transporter, which produces MVNTVRQDDSRQGPPVPRTGRFYIYAIVLVASIGGFLFGFDLVVIAGALPFLVEDFHLSAAMQGFAVSSAILGAVSGPLCGMWFTERLGRRKTMMLAAFFFMISTIGTAAAAGIWDFAVWRFLGGVGIGLAMMSSPIYIAELSPPHLRGVLVNVNQLSNVIGINLAVITSYFFSFEGWGWRWMFAAQAVPVALLIAGLLLIPESPRWLAARNRVDEALKVLTRINGKEQSEQELKEIEKELQQETGVFSELFQPGIRTALFIGVVIMIFSQVNGVNMMLLYAPSILAEAGIRVGSNAILSSIPIYLLILLTTILAFGLIKRFSRRGLLITSVLLMALGHVIMAINLQLHWPPMFTLVPMLIGTGSFTLGLAPLSWIIVSEIFPNRIRSKALAVVCFFLYAASFVTAQVFPMLTNWFAATFNSAAGVYWIFATICVACAVFSWKMVPETKGLSLEKISEFWRDHHQHKTGQASLE
- a CDS encoding SDR family NAD(P)-dependent oxidoreductase, which produces MRLKDKVAIITGAAQSIGRAVALRFAAEGAKVVVNHLAHPALAAEVVNLITAQGGTAIAIAADVSDEAAVADMVAQTLQYFGTIDILVNNAAIDPRQAWHEISVVDWDRVMSNNVRSQFVCARAVYPHMKQQQYGKIINVSSVTFWSGTGNYVHYVASKGAIIGFTRALAREVGPDNITVNCITPGAVLTETELEKVGSAAAQERATAMLLKVQAIPRRQLTDDVVGVFVFLASADSDFVTGQTLNADGGWMMH